Proteins encoded by one window of Chrysemys picta bellii isolate R12L10 chromosome 10, ASM1138683v2, whole genome shotgun sequence:
- the LOC135974018 gene encoding pre-mRNA-splicing factor CWC22 homolog produces MMERGHNRDSDQCCVKVKELRQAYQKTKEANGRSGSEPRTCRFYDELHAVLEGAATTTPPLTVDSEAGIISSATPEDSADREEEEEEDELAESTQHSVLPNSQDLFLSLTEVPSQPSIQDHDPMEGTSAAANSSSLPPPSRRLSQIRRRKKKTRDEMFAEIMESTRSDRAHLNEWQDTVSKYRKEASECEDRRDQRENMRDQREERRDQREERRDARDERWWQEDQRRQDATLGLLREQTDMLRHLVELQERQQDNRVLLQPLYNLPPPSPCSIASSPRRVRTRGGRLRTPSHSTPVDSPSKRLSFF; encoded by the exons atgatggagagaggccacaatagggactcagatcagtgctgcgtgaaagtcaaggagctcagacaagcctatcaaaaaacaaaggaggcaaacggtcgttccgggtcagagccgcggacatgccgcttctacgacgagctgcatgcagttctagagggggccgccaccactaccccacctctgaccgtggattctgaggcggggataatctcatcagctacacctgaggattctgcagacagggaagaggaggaggaggaggacgagcttgcagagagcacccagcactccgttctccccaacagccaggatctttttctcagcctgactgaagtaccctcccaacccagtatccaagaccacgaccccatggaagggacctcag cagctgcaaattcttcaagcctccctcctccatcccgaaggctatcacagataaggcgtcggaaaaagaagacgcgagacgagatgttcgcagaaatcatggaatccacccgcagtgacagagctcatctgaatgagtggcaggacacggtttcaaagtataggaaagaagccagtgaatgtgaggacaggagggaccaacgtgagaacatgagggaccaacgtgaggagaggagggaccaacgtgaggagaggagagacgctcgagatgagaggtggtggcaggaagatcagaggaggcaggatgcaacgctggggctgcttcgtgagcaaacagacatgctccggcatctggtggagcttcaggaacggcagcaggataacagagtgctgctacagcccctgtataacctccctcccccctcaccatgttccatagcctcctcacccagacgtgtaagaacgcggggggggaggctccgtacaccttcccattccaccccagtggacagcccaagcaaaaggctgtcatttttttaa